A stretch of the Deinococcus sp. YIM 134068 genome encodes the following:
- the bshB1 gene encoding bacillithiol biosynthesis deacetylase BshB1, translating to MRTFETVYGAEQALDWLCLAPHPDDAEIGAGGTLIRLARAGRAVGVLELSRGERGTQGTPEERAAECEAAAAILGLAWRGQLGLPDGELRDTPEGAHALAGVLRALRPRVLVVPHHRDRHPDHFGTYHLARRALHLAALRKADLDGEPHRVSRVLLYQGNGDITANVLVDVGDVLPEWEAAIRAHASQFAGGHVSETVTPEVVERRRARMTYWGTLARVRSAEAFESEEPLLVAPEEW from the coding sequence ATGCGGACGTTTGAGACGGTCTACGGCGCGGAGCAAGCCCTCGACTGGCTGTGTCTGGCTCCCCACCCCGACGACGCGGAGATTGGGGCGGGCGGCACCCTGATTCGGCTCGCGCGGGCGGGGCGGGCGGTGGGCGTGCTGGAGCTGTCGCGTGGCGAGCGGGGCACCCAGGGCACGCCGGAGGAGCGCGCGGCGGAGTGCGAGGCGGCGGCGGCCATCCTGGGCCTCGCGTGGCGCGGACAGCTCGGCCTGCCGGACGGCGAGCTGCGGGACACCCCGGAGGGAGCACACGCCCTCGCCGGGGTGCTGCGGGCGCTGAGGCCGCGCGTCCTCGTCGTGCCGCACCACCGCGACCGCCACCCGGACCACTTCGGGACGTACCACCTGGCGAGGCGGGCGCTGCACCTCGCCGCCTTGAGGAAGGCCGACCTGGACGGCGAGCCACACCGCGTCTCCCGCGTGCTGCTGTATCAGGGGAACGGCGACATCACCGCGAACGTCCTCGTGGACGTGGGCGACGTGCTGCCCGAGTGGGAGGCCGCCATCCGCGCGCACGCCAGCCAGTTCGCGGGCGGCCACGTCTCGGAGACGGTCACGCCCGAGGTCGTGGAGCGCCGCCGCGCCCGCATGACGTACTGGGGCACCCTCGCCCGCGTGCGCTCCGCCGAGGCCTTCGAGAGCGAGGAGCCGTTGCTGGTAGCACCGGAGGAGTGGTGA
- a CDS encoding roadblock/LC7 domain-containing protein, translating to MTNSVYNLTVRALSGLVSERAADTLLRGALRDQGLAPEGISARDMQRVIEGPLLGRLSGVLPAAQARAELGALAQQLARQSAPAPTPRPASPAVTWDEPPGTDLTRWDDGEGDGPDSGPGLHADDFEFDDPDYLAPPETRAYALGDPADQDALISHLARMTGVQGVLICRASGEVLRERALPGAASLGGVVAATAMLFQKRALRLMSADLGGRTVAMRPLGTFLVAVVAGPGVNVGRLLAELQHLREAS from the coding sequence ATGACGAACTCCGTGTACAACCTGACTGTGCGCGCCCTTTCCGGCCTCGTGTCCGAACGGGCCGCCGACACCCTGCTGCGGGGGGCGCTGCGCGATCAGGGCCTCGCCCCGGAGGGGATCAGCGCCCGCGACATGCAGCGCGTCATCGAAGGCCCGCTGCTGGGCCGACTGTCGGGCGTGCTGCCCGCCGCCCAGGCCCGCGCCGAGCTGGGAGCACTCGCCCAGCAACTCGCCCGGCAGTCGGCCCCGGCCCCCACGCCGCGCCCGGCGTCGCCCGCCGTCACCTGGGACGAGCCGCCCGGCACTGACCTCACCCGCTGGGACGACGGCGAGGGCGACGGCCCCGACAGCGGCCCCGGCCTGCACGCCGACGACTTCGAGTTCGACGACCCGGACTACCTCGCGCCCCCGGAGACGCGGGCCTACGCGCTGGGCGACCCCGCCGACCAGGACGCGTTGATTTCCCACCTCGCGCGGATGACGGGCGTGCAGGGCGTGTTGATCTGCCGCGCCTCGGGCGAGGTGCTGCGCGAGCGGGCGCTCCCCGGCGCGGCCAGCCTGGGCGGGGTGGTCGCCGCGACCGCCATGCTCTTCCAGAAACGTGCCCTGCGGCTGATGTCCGCCGACCTGGGCGGGCGCACCGTCGCCATGCGGCCCCTGGGGACGTTCCTCGTGGCGGTGGTGGCCGGGCCGGGCGTCAATGTCGGGCGGCTCCTGGCGGAGTTGCAGCATCTTCGGGAGGCCTCATGA
- a CDS encoding 3' terminal RNA ribose 2'-O-methyltransferase Hen1 yields the protein MLLTLTATRPGPDAPPATDLGFLLHKHPDRVLERALPFGRSTVFYPEATPEVCTAALLLEVDPVALSRHTRAGDGAPLEPYVNDRPYAGGSFLAVALRDAFGTAMTGRSKDRQELADAPLPLVAELPCVASRGPADLPARLFGPLGYAVEAEAIPLDPLFPEWGARPYVRLRLSGTVRLRDLLAHLYVLLPVLDGKKHYYLDDAEVDKLLRHGAGWLDAHPERDLIAGRFLRFRDLVRRAEASFTVDVTEEETVPRDPRPRLHDERLDRVAEVLRSSGAARVLDLGCGEGKLLRRLLAVPQFRELVGLDVSARALEIAAEKLHLRERPELAARVRLLHGSLTYRDARLRGFDAAALVEVIEHLEPHRLSALTANLFGDARPGTVVVTTPNREYNALFSAKHGGEDAGMRHADHRFEWTRAEFRAWADAAAGAHGYTVRYEDVGDVHPEFGPVTQMAVFERATP from the coding sequence ATGCTGCTCACCCTCACCGCCACACGACCCGGCCCGGACGCGCCTCCGGCGACCGACCTCGGCTTCCTGCTGCACAAGCACCCGGACCGCGTGCTGGAGCGCGCGTTGCCTTTCGGTCGCTCCACCGTCTTCTACCCGGAGGCGACGCCCGAGGTCTGCACGGCGGCGCTGCTGCTGGAGGTGGACCCGGTGGCGCTGTCGCGGCACACCCGCGCCGGGGACGGTGCCCCGCTCGAACCCTACGTGAACGACCGACCCTACGCGGGCGGCAGTTTCCTCGCCGTGGCCCTGCGCGACGCCTTCGGCACGGCGATGACGGGGCGGAGCAAGGACCGTCAGGAGTTGGCGGACGCGCCCCTCCCCCTCGTGGCCGAGCTGCCCTGTGTCGCCTCGCGCGGTCCCGCCGACCTGCCAGCGCGGCTGTTCGGGCCGCTGGGGTACGCGGTGGAGGCGGAGGCCATCCCCCTCGACCCCCTCTTCCCGGAGTGGGGCGCGCGGCCCTATGTCCGGCTGCGGCTGAGCGGTACGGTGCGCCTGCGGGACCTCCTCGCCCACCTGTACGTCCTCCTGCCCGTACTGGACGGCAAGAAGCACTACTACCTCGACGACGCGGAGGTGGACAAGCTGCTGCGGCACGGCGCGGGCTGGCTGGACGCGCACCCGGAGCGGGACCTCATCGCGGGCCGCTTCCTGCGCTTCCGCGACCTCGTGCGGCGGGCGGAGGCGAGCTTCACCGTGGACGTGACCGAGGAGGAGACCGTACCCCGCGACCCCCGCCCCCGCCTCCACGACGAGCGGCTGGACCGGGTGGCGGAGGTGCTGCGGTCCAGCGGTGCCGCCCGCGTCCTCGACCTCGGCTGCGGGGAGGGCAAGTTGCTGAGGCGTCTGCTCGCCGTCCCGCAGTTCCGCGAACTCGTCGGGCTGGACGTGAGCGCCCGCGCGCTGGAAATCGCCGCCGAGAAACTGCACCTGCGGGAGCGCCCCGAACTCGCCGCCCGCGTCCGCCTCCTGCACGGCAGCCTTACTTACCGCGACGCCCGCCTGCGCGGTTTCGACGCCGCCGCGCTCGTGGAGGTCATCGAACACCTCGAACCGCACCGCTTGAGCGCCCTGACGGCCAACCTCTTCGGCGACGCCCGGCCCGGAACCGTGGTCGTGACGACGCCCAACCGCGAGTACAACGCCCTGTTCTCCGCTAAGCACGGTGGGGAAGATGCGGGCATGAGGCACGCCGATCACCGCTTCGAGTGGACGCGCGCCGAGTTCCGCGCGTGGGCCGATGCGGCGGCAGGCGCTCACGGCTACACGGTCCGGTACGAGGACGTGGGCGACGTTCACCCCGAGTTCGGCCCGGTGACGCAGATGGCGGTGTTCGAGAGGGCGACTCCGTGA
- a CDS encoding acetate kinase, with protein MWTLVLNCGSSSVKFALQNPETGEGRLSGLAERLGSGAASVRVDRGGERVTHSLPGGSYPEAFGVILAELDALGVRDDVRAVGHRVVHGGERFSAPALVTPEVLDAIRACVPLAPLHNPANLAGIEAARAAFPALPHVAVFDTAFHQTMPEVAYRYAVPEAWYAAHGVRRYGFHGTSHAYVAGEAARMLGRDLGDVNLITAHLGNGCSVTAVRGGRSVDTSMGLTPLEGVVMGTRSGDVDPGLHDFLARQAGLSLGEITAALNKEGGLLGLSGLTNDMRELEEASARGHVGARLAVDVFVYRLARTVAGMTAALERLDGLVFTGGIGENSASVRAATLARLAVLGFRVDEEANARAVRGQSGVITAQGSPPALVVNTNEELMIARETAGVVERGA; from the coding sequence ATGTGGACACTGGTCTTGAACTGCGGGTCGAGCAGCGTCAAGTTCGCCCTGCAAAACCCCGAGACGGGTGAGGGGCGGCTCTCCGGCCTCGCGGAGCGGCTGGGGTCGGGCGCGGCGTCGGTGCGGGTGGACAGGGGCGGCGAGCGCGTGACCCACTCCCTGCCCGGCGGGAGCTACCCGGAGGCGTTTGGGGTCATCCTCGCGGAACTCGACGCGCTCGGCGTGCGGGACGATGTGCGTGCGGTCGGCCACCGGGTCGTCCACGGGGGCGAACGCTTCAGCGCCCCGGCCCTCGTCACGCCGGAGGTGCTGGACGCCATCCGGGCGTGTGTGCCCCTCGCGCCGCTGCACAACCCGGCGAATCTGGCGGGCATCGAGGCGGCGCGGGCGGCCTTTCCGGCGTTGCCCCACGTGGCGGTCTTCGACACGGCCTTTCACCAGACGATGCCCGAGGTCGCCTACCGTTACGCCGTGCCGGAGGCGTGGTACGCGGCGCACGGGGTTCGGCGCTACGGCTTCCACGGCACCAGCCACGCCTACGTCGCGGGCGAGGCGGCGCGGATGCTGGGGCGGGACCTGGGAGACGTGAATCTGATCACCGCCCACCTCGGCAACGGGTGCAGCGTCACCGCCGTGCGGGGCGGGCGCAGCGTGGACACCAGCATGGGCCTCACGCCGCTGGAGGGCGTCGTCATGGGCACCCGCAGCGGCGACGTGGACCCCGGCCTCCACGACTTCCTCGCCCGGCAGGCGGGCCTGAGCCTCGGGGAGATCACGGCGGCGCTGAACAAGGAGGGCGGACTCCTCGGTCTCTCCGGCCTCACCAACGATATGCGCGAGCTTGAGGAAGCTTCGGCACGTGGGCACGTGGGCGCGAGGCTCGCCGTGGATGTGTTCGTCTACCGCCTCGCGCGGACGGTGGCGGGCATGACGGCGGCGCTGGAGCGGCTGGACGGCCTCGTCTTCACGGGCGGCATCGGCGAGAACAGCGCCAGCGTCCGCGCGGCCACTCTCGCCCGCCTCGCCGTCCTCGGCTTCCGGGTGGACGAGGAGGCCAACGCGCGGGCGGTACGTGGGCAATCCGGCGTCATCACGGCGCAGGGCAGCCCGCCCGCCCTCGTGGTGAACACGAACGAGGAGTTGATGATCGCGCGGGAGACGGCTGGGGTGGTGGAGCGTGGAGCGTAG
- the tsaE gene encoding tRNA (adenosine(37)-N6)-threonylcarbamoyltransferase complex ATPase subunit type 1 TsaE, with protein MTPPLPLRPGEVRLLHGAGEQRDLGAVLARALSPGAVLFLEGELGAGKTTLTGGLVAALGFADPVTSPTYALMHPYPTQEGRVLHVDAYRVRDPAELYDMDLEDLIAGSRLSVIEWGEGLYADYPDAPILRLEHVEGEPEVRRAVRVR; from the coding sequence GTGACCCCTCCCCTTCCCCTCCGGCCCGGCGAGGTGCGGCTCCTGCACGGCGCGGGCGAACAACGCGACCTCGGTGCCGTGCTCGCCCGTGCTCTGTCACCGGGCGCGGTGCTGTTTCTGGAGGGCGAACTCGGGGCGGGCAAGACCACGCTGACGGGCGGGCTGGTGGCGGCGCTCGGCTTCGCGGACCCCGTGACCAGCCCGACCTACGCCCTGATGCACCCCTACCCGACGCAGGAGGGCCGCGTCCTGCACGTGGACGCTTACCGGGTGCGCGACCCGGCGGAGCTGTACGACATGGACCTCGAAGACCTGATCGCGGGCAGCCGCCTCAGCGTCATCGAGTGGGGCGAGGGCCTGTATGCCGACTACCCGGACGCGCCCATCCTGCGGCTGGAGCATGTGGAGGGCGAGCCGGAGGTGCGGCGGGCGGTGCGGGTGCGCTGA
- a CDS encoding MFS transporter, which produces MLWTRPSTMLRLLALLVVSELVRTGFFVSALPVAGPGLGLGAAVVGLMVGVHYLADALAKGPAGLVTERWGLGRVLTLGAVLGLGAVLGARFVPFAGWGVLGCAAWGLAYAALWPGLMSTSQALARPGRTARALAVSSLSVAPAILGGVLGVGPLMQAYPDAAWTLLLVAQGLALALALSLWRLRLPRLEGGGSGLTGASVWRGWSRVAVLLPAAFAQTLAPGLLVTVFYPLLARLGLGLGDLMGPGLLALAVFGAAFWVSGRVADGAHPRRALAPGLLLLALSFGTAALPGAEARLWLLAPLFGVGYGAFVVGWNGLVARVLPESHRAAAWGTVMAVEALGYAVGPVLGGVAWATFGPAGVFTLGAAVFLLAEAYYLWPGRSVARALPQRDEVLGVRR; this is translated from the coding sequence ATGCTGTGGACCCGGCCCTCGACCATGCTGCGGCTGCTCGCGCTGCTGGTCGTCTCGGAACTCGTGCGGACGGGCTTTTTCGTGTCGGCGCTGCCCGTGGCGGGGCCGGGGCTGGGGCTGGGGGCGGCGGTGGTCGGGTTGATGGTCGGTGTGCACTACCTCGCCGACGCGCTCGCCAAAGGTCCCGCCGGGCTGGTGACGGAGCGGTGGGGACTGGGGCGCGTGCTGACCCTGGGCGCGGTGCTGGGGCTGGGGGCGGTGCTGGGGGCGCGGTTCGTCCCGTTCGCCGGGTGGGGGGTGCTGGGGTGCGCGGCGTGGGGGCTGGCCTACGCCGCCCTGTGGCCGGGCCTGATGAGCACGTCGCAGGCGCTGGCCCGGCCCGGACGCACGGCGCGGGCGCTGGCGGTGTCCAGCCTGAGCGTCGCCCCCGCCATCCTGGGCGGCGTGCTGGGCGTCGGGCCGCTGATGCAGGCGTACCCGGACGCGGCGTGGACCCTCCTGCTGGTCGCGCAGGGGCTGGCCCTCGCCCTCGCGCTGAGCCTGTGGCGGCTGCGGCTGCCCCGGCTGGAGGGGGGCGGGTCGGGCCTGACCGGAGCGTCGGTGTGGCGCGGCTGGTCGCGTGTGGCCGTGCTGCTGCCCGCCGCCTTCGCGCAGACGCTCGCGCCGGGGCTGCTCGTCACCGTGTTCTACCCGCTGCTAGCGCGGCTGGGGCTGGGGCTGGGCGACCTGATGGGGCCGGGGCTGCTCGCGCTGGCGGTGTTCGGGGCGGCCTTCTGGGTCTCGGGGCGGGTGGCGGACGGGGCGCATCCCCGGCGTGCCCTCGCGCCCGGCCTGCTGCTGCTCGCCCTGAGTTTCGGCACGGCGGCCCTGCCCGGCGCGGAAGCGCGGCTGTGGCTCCTCGCCCCCCTGTTCGGCGTCGGGTACGGGGCCTTCGTGGTGGGCTGGAACGGCCTCGTCGCGCGGGTGCTGCCCGAGTCCCACCGCGCCGCCGCCTGGGGCACCGTGATGGCGGTGGAGGCGCTGGGCTACGCCGTCGGGCCTGTGCTGGGAGGCGTGGCCTGGGCAACTTTCGGCCCGGCGGGGGTGTTCACGCTGGGGGCCGCCGTCTTTCTGCTCGCGGAGGCGTACTACCTGTGGCCGGGGCGGTCGGTGGCCCGCGCGCTGCCGCAGAGGGATGAGGTGTTGGGGGTGAGGCGTTAG
- the pta gene encoding phosphate acetyltransferase, which produces MKTLFVAPTRNGVGLTSTALGLARALERQGLKVAFLKPIAQTHERTTDDSVHFARTLAHASAPDPIPLASAEEQLSQGGEEDLMESVIALSRQAAAGVTGGADVLVAEGLALNERNVYAGALNASLARNLEADVVLVSSLAGVEAAALADELEITAQSYRRSDGSGLAGYVLNFAPRELDFGGLLAELRTRSRVLAGGELPLLGVVAQSPTLNAPRTLDVARHLGAEVLNEGEARLRRVTSTVVTARTVPRMAHLFGPGALVVTPGDREDVVMAAALAHLSGVPLAGLLFTSGSGPEESIEKLSRAALTSTLPVLRTETNSYETASRLSRMDPRVPHDDTDRMERILDFIADRLDIVPLGTRLRRPEAEGERRLPPSAFRYELIQKARAANKRIVLPEGDEPRTVRAAVRCVEKGIARPVLLAKPERVRQVAEGQGLTLPDGLEVLDPDAIRSKYVPPMVELRRSKGLTAPQAEAQLEDTVVLGTMMLALGEVDGLVSGAIHTTANTVRPALQLIKTAPGAALVSSIFFMLMPEQVLVYGDAAINPNPNAEELADIAIQSADSARAFGITPRIAMLSYSTGESGAGEDVEKVKAATTLVRERRPDLPVDGPLQYDAASVLSVGLQKAPGSPVAGRATVFIFPDLNTGNTTYKAVQRSAGVVAVGPMLQGLRKPVNDLSRGALVDDIVYTIALTAIQATQQATQPGQA; this is translated from the coding sequence ATGAAAACCCTCTTCGTCGCCCCCACCCGCAACGGCGTCGGCCTGACGAGTACGGCGCTGGGGCTTGCCCGCGCGCTGGAGCGGCAGGGCCTCAAGGTCGCCTTTCTCAAGCCCATCGCGCAGACGCACGAGCGCACGACGGACGACTCGGTGCATTTCGCGCGCACGCTCGCGCACGCCTCGGCCCCCGACCCCATCCCCCTCGCCTCCGCCGAGGAGCAGCTCAGCCAGGGCGGCGAGGAGGACCTGATGGAGAGCGTGATCGCCCTCTCCCGGCAGGCGGCGGCGGGGGTGACGGGCGGGGCCGACGTGCTCGTGGCCGAGGGGCTGGCGCTGAACGAGCGCAACGTGTACGCGGGGGCGCTGAACGCCAGCCTCGCGCGCAATCTGGAGGCCGACGTGGTGCTCGTCTCCAGCCTCGCCGGGGTGGAGGCCGCCGCCCTCGCCGACGAGCTGGAGATCACCGCGCAGAGCTACCGCCGCTCGGACGGCTCGGGCCTCGCCGGGTACGTGCTCAACTTCGCGCCCCGTGAGCTGGACTTCGGCGGCCTGCTCGCGGAGTTGCGGACGCGCAGCCGGGTCCTGGCGGGCGGCGAACTGCCCCTCCTCGGCGTGGTCGCGCAGTCCCCGACCCTGAACGCCCCGCGCACCCTCGACGTGGCCCGGCACCTGGGGGCGGAGGTGCTGAACGAGGGCGAGGCCAGGTTGCGCCGCGTCACGAGCACGGTCGTCACCGCGCGCACCGTGCCGCGCATGGCCCACCTGTTCGGGCCGGGGGCGCTCGTCGTCACGCCCGGCGACCGCGAGGACGTGGTGATGGCGGCGGCGCTCGCGCACCTCAGCGGGGTGCCGCTGGCGGGGCTGCTGTTCACCTCCGGCAGTGGCCCCGAGGAGTCCATCGAGAAGCTGTCGCGCGCCGCCCTGACGAGCACCCTGCCCGTGCTGCGGACCGAGACGAACTCCTACGAGACGGCCTCGCGCCTCTCGCGGATGGACCCCCGCGTTCCCCACGACGACACCGACCGGATGGAGCGCATCCTCGACTTCATCGCCGACCGGCTGGACATCGTGCCGCTGGGCACGAGGTTACGCAGGCCGGAGGCCGAGGGCGAGCGCCGCCTGCCGCCGAGCGCCTTCCGTTACGAACTCATCCAGAAGGCTCGCGCCGCGAATAAGCGCATCGTCCTGCCCGAGGGCGACGAGCCGCGCACCGTTCGCGCCGCCGTCCGCTGCGTGGAGAAGGGCATCGCGCGCCCGGTCCTGCTCGCCAAGCCCGAGCGGGTGCGGCAGGTCGCGGAGGGGCAGGGCCTCACCCTCCCCGACGGGCTGGAGGTCCTCGATCCCGACGCCATCCGCTCGAAGTACGTCCCCCCGATGGTCGAACTCCGCAGGAGCAAGGGCCTGACCGCCCCGCAGGCCGAGGCGCAACTGGAGGACACCGTTGTTCTGGGCACGATGATGCTCGCGCTCGGGGAGGTGGACGGGTTGGTGTCGGGGGCGATCCACACGACGGCGAATACCGTGCGGCCCGCCCTCCAACTCATCAAGACGGCCCCCGGTGCCGCGCTCGTCTCCTCCATCTTCTTCATGCTGATGCCCGAGCAGGTCCTCGTGTACGGGGACGCGGCGATCAATCCCAACCCGAACGCGGAGGAACTCGCCGACATCGCCATCCAGTCGGCGGACTCCGCGCGGGCCTTCGGCATCACGCCCAGGATCGCCATGCTCAGCTACTCGACAGGCGAGAGCGGCGCGGGCGAGGACGTGGAGAAGGTCAAGGCCGCGACCACCCTCGTCCGCGAGCGCCGACCCGACCTCCCGGTGGACGGCCCCCTCCAGTACGACGCGGCCTCGGTCCTCAGCGTCGGTCTCCAGAAGGCCCCCGGCAGCCCCGTCGCGGGCCGGGCCACCGTCTTCATCTTCCCCGACCTCAACACCGGCAACACGACCTACAAGGCGGTGCAGCGTTCGGCGGGGGTGGTCGCCGTCGGGCCGATGCTCCAGGGATTGAGAAAGCCCGTCAACGACCTATCGCGCGGGGCACTCGTGGACGACATCGTGTACACCATCGCCCTGACGGCCATCCAGGCGACGCAGCAGGCGACGCAGCCGGGGCAGGCCTGA
- a CDS encoding serine hydrolase produces the protein MRKLLTLALSLLPGCANAQQEDPLAPLLEFARRQPGDVAVFTAAVRADGTPDPTRHRLSWNPTQPMPLASTRKIVVLAAYARAVEAGRQDPQAPVQLSEWETYLVPGTDGGAHAASLKALGIPADALGRARDGSQTVPLDTLARFMIETSDNAATDFLLTRLGPDAIPETIRALGLTAQENFGPFLGLIGNWSMPDATTVYARQSVAARVAQDWGWARVLRQDARARDTLTERPTWPSVAQQAALADATDARGTVNDYVGLMARVLTGTGLSPAVRETMARHLGWPLRVNSDMAQAFTALYAKGGSLTGVLTNTLAFQPKVGPRAGERLVVAVFLRRIPLNEYGRLQKSLEEAMLRVAIQPAETQRLLDALRGR, from the coding sequence ATGCGAAAGCTGCTGACGCTCGCCCTCAGCCTTCTTCCTGGTTGTGCCAACGCTCAGCAGGAAGACCCGCTCGCGCCGCTGCTGGAGTTCGCGCGGCGGCAGCCGGGGGACGTGGCCGTCTTCACCGCCGCTGTGCGGGCGGACGGCACCCCCGACCCCACCAGACATCGGCTGAGCTGGAATCCCACCCAACCCATGCCCCTTGCCAGCACGCGCAAGATCGTGGTGCTGGCCGCCTACGCGCGGGCGGTGGAGGCGGGGCGGCAAGACCCCCAGGCCCCGGTGCAACTCTCGGAGTGGGAGACGTACCTCGTGCCCGGCACCGACGGCGGCGCACACGCGGCGAGCCTCAAGGCGCTGGGCATCCCCGCCGACGCGTTGGGCCGGGCACGGGACGGTTCACAGACGGTCCCGCTCGATACCCTCGCCCGCTTCATGATCGAGACGAGCGACAATGCCGCGACCGATTTCCTCCTCACGCGCCTGGGACCGGACGCCATTCCCGAGACCATCCGCGCATTAGGATTGACCGCGCAGGAGAACTTCGGCCCGTTCCTGGGGCTGATCGGAAATTGGAGTATGCCGGACGCCACGACCGTCTACGCGCGGCAGTCAGTGGCGGCCCGTGTCGCCCAGGACTGGGGATGGGCGCGGGTTCTGCGGCAGGACGCACGGGCACGCGACACCCTCACCGAACGGCCCACCTGGCCCTCCGTCGCCCAGCAGGCGGCTCTAGCGGACGCGACCGACGCGCGGGGAACCGTGAACGATTACGTGGGCCTGATGGCGCGCGTGCTGACGGGCACGGGTCTGTCTCCCGCCGTGAGGGAGACGATGGCCCGGCACCTGGGCTGGCCGCTGCGGGTCAACTCCGACATGGCCCAGGCGTTCACGGCCCTCTACGCCAAAGGGGGCAGCCTGACGGGCGTCCTGACCAACACCCTCGCCTTCCAGCCGAAAGTCGGGCCGCGCGCCGGGGAGCGGCTGGTCGTCGCCGTCTTTCTGCGCCGCATTCCCCTGAACGAGTACGGGCGGCTCCAGAAGAGTCTGGAGGAAGCCATGTTGCGCGTCGCCATCCAGCCCGCCGAGACTCAGCGCCTGCTGGACGCTTTGCGGGGCCGCTAG
- the ubiE gene encoding bifunctional demethylmenaquinone methyltransferase/2-methoxy-6-polyprenyl-1,4-benzoquinol methylase UbiE, translated as MTPLPSRPPVGDRHGGPRDGARDSTHDNARDKGREVQAMFASIAPRYDLLNRVLSLGVDRGWRREAAREALALGPARILDVATGTADFALELKARSPGSEVVGSDFVPQMLEIGRAKARARRLDVRLEEGDALRLPYPDASFDAVTCAFGFRNFADYGRGLAEMWRVLTPGGRLVILEFPPPRPGLFGGVFRLYFRHVLPRIGAVISGNAGAYTYLPESVLAFPDPERLAALMHATGFRTRYRLLTFGIAAIHVGDKG; from the coding sequence ATGACCCCTCTCCCCAGCAGGCCCCCGGTGGGCGACCGACACGGCGGGCCGCGCGACGGTGCCCGTGACAGCACCCATGACAACGCCCGTGACAAGGGCCGGGAGGTGCAGGCGATGTTCGCCTCCATCGCCCCGCGCTACGACCTGCTCAACCGTGTGCTGAGCCTCGGCGTGGACCGGGGCTGGCGGCGGGAGGCGGCCCGCGAGGCGCTCGCCCTCGGCCCCGCACGAATTCTCGACGTGGCGACGGGCACGGCGGACTTCGCGCTCGAACTCAAGGCCCGCTCACCCGGCAGCGAGGTCGTCGGCAGCGATTTCGTGCCGCAGATGCTGGAGATCGGGCGCGCGAAGGCCCGCGCGAGGCGGCTGGACGTGCGGCTGGAGGAGGGCGACGCCCTGAGATTGCCCTACCCCGACGCCAGCTTCGACGCCGTGACCTGCGCCTTCGGCTTCCGCAACTTCGCCGACTACGGGCGCGGCCTCGCGGAGATGTGGCGGGTGCTGACCCCCGGCGGTCGCCTCGTCATTCTGGAATTCCCGCCGCCCCGTCCGGGCCTCTTCGGCGGGGTGTTCCGCCTCTACTTCCGACATGTGTTGCCGCGCATCGGGGCCGTCATCAGCGGCAACGCGGGCGCGTACACCTACCTTCCCGAAAGCGTCCTCGCCTTTCCCGATCCCGAGCGGCTGGCGGCGCTGATGCACGCGACGGGCTTTCGCACCCGCTACCGCCTGCTGACGTTCGGCATCGCGGCAATTCACGTGGGGGACAAGGGGTAG
- a CDS encoding GNAT family N-acetyltransferase, producing MPPILYRVRAEVDFAGLGRLRRAAWGGHDDGSGWPAVLARSLTWVTAHDGNELVGFVNVAWDGGVHAFLLDTTVHPQAQRRGVGTELVRLAAEAARVGGAGWLHVDFEPHLAEFYAGCGFQPTGAGLLQLT from the coding sequence ATGCCGCCCATCCTCTACCGTGTCCGTGCGGAGGTCGATTTTGCCGGGTTGGGCCGTCTGCGCCGGGCCGCATGGGGTGGGCACGACGACGGGAGCGGGTGGCCCGCCGTCCTCGCCCGCAGTCTGACGTGGGTGACGGCGCACGACGGGAACGAACTCGTCGGCTTCGTGAATGTGGCCTGGGATGGGGGCGTCCACGCCTTCCTCCTCGATACGACCGTTCACCCGCAGGCTCAGAGGCGCGGGGTCGGGACCGAGCTGGTCAGACTGGCGGCGGAAGCGGCCCGCGTGGGTGGTGCCGGGTGGCTTCATGTGGATTTCGAGCCGCATCTGGCGGAGTTCTACGCGGGCTGTGGATTTCAGCCGACGGGCGCGGGCTTGCTCCAATTGACGTAG